The following are encoded in a window of Mycoplasmopsis bovis PG45 genomic DNA:
- a CDS encoding SDR family oxidoreductase → MKKLIAITGANSGIGLASAKLFASKNYPMLLIDKNIDVLETIDFKNCLIKKIDVRDFNSLNQAIIEAQKEFGSVDLMLNNAGIMPLDKYYEQSLQDKYDIIDTNIKGVINGMDAVLPSMIKENSGTIINISSTAGRFTYDDHSVYNGSKFAVNAITQQARRELAHTNIRFSLIEPAIVNTNLLSTVKNQKIKDEYLQFQRSIDNGLKPETIAQTILYIYELPQDVTIKEILISHTNESEV, encoded by the coding sequence ATGAAAAAACTAATTGCAATAACTGGCGCTAATTCTGGCATTGGACTAGCTTCAGCAAAATTATTTGCTTCTAAAAATTACCCTATGCTTTTAATTGATAAAAATATTGATGTCTTAGAGACAATAGATTTCAAAAACTGTTTAATTAAAAAGATTGATGTAAGAGATTTTAATAGTCTTAATCAAGCCATTATTGAAGCACAAAAAGAATTTGGTTCAGTTGATTTAATGCTTAATAATGCTGGCATTATGCCCCTAGATAAGTACTATGAGCAATCATTGCAAGATAAATATGACATTATAGACACCAATATAAAAGGTGTAATTAATGGTATGGATGCCGTACTTCCATCAATGATAAAAGAAAACAGCGGAACAATAATTAATATAAGTAGCACTGCAGGTAGATTTACTTATGATGATCACTCAGTTTATAATGGTTCAAAATTTGCAGTCAATGCTATAACTCAGCAAGCTAGAAGAGAACTAGCACATACCAACATTAGGTTTTCATTAATAGAGCCAGCAATTGTAAATACAAACTTATTAAGCACAGTTAAAAATCAAAAAATTAAGGACGAATACTTGCAATTCCAAAGAAGTATTGATAATGGTTTAAAACCCGAAACAATAGCTCAGACTATTTTATATATTTATGAACTGCCACAGGATGTGACTATTAAAGAAATTTTGATTTCACATACGAACGAATCTGAGGTTTAA